Proteins encoded by one window of Chrysiogenes arsenatis DSM 11915:
- a CDS encoding cell division ATP-binding protein FtsE encodes MIQFSNVTKSFGEHFALDNIRLRVGRGELCFLCGPSGSGKSTIINMILGTEKPTEGNILVNNRNVPRLQGNALAEHLRHIGMVFQDYRLVDRLSAYDNIALVLRICGISNVKEIDRRIQAVAQLLGIRSLLGANVHRLSGGEKQRVAIARALVHHPPLLIADEPTGNLDPRQTQDIFRIFTKIQEMGTTVFVATHDLDMVHQSGRAAYVISGGVVRYVVSP; translated from the coding sequence TTGATCCAGTTTAGCAATGTCACCAAAAGTTTTGGCGAGCACTTTGCGCTCGATAACATCCGTTTGCGGGTCGGGCGTGGAGAGCTTTGTTTTCTCTGTGGCCCAAGCGGGTCGGGAAAAAGCACGATTATCAATATGATTCTGGGTACCGAAAAGCCAACTGAGGGGAATATTCTGGTGAATAACCGCAATGTGCCCCGTTTACAGGGGAATGCACTGGCGGAACATTTACGCCATATCGGAATGGTATTTCAGGATTACCGTTTGGTTGACCGCTTGAGTGCGTATGACAATATTGCTTTGGTGTTACGTATCTGTGGTATCTCGAATGTGAAGGAGATCGACCGCCGTATCCAAGCCGTGGCGCAATTGCTGGGGATACGTTCTTTGTTGGGTGCTAACGTGCATCGTCTCTCCGGTGGCGAAAAGCAGCGAGTCGCCATTGCGCGTGCGTTAGTGCATCACCCGCCACTGCTGATTGCGGATGAGCCAACCGGCAACCTTGATCCGCGTCAAACACAGGATATCTTCCGGATTTTCACAAAAATACAGGAAATGGGTACGACTGTTTTTGTCGCAACGCACGATCTGGATATGGTGCATCAGTCCG